In Deinococcus multiflagellatus, the genomic window CTGGACAATGCGCCCTTTCACAAGGGCGCTGCGCTCCAGAAGAAGATTCCGCAGTGGGAGGACCAGGGGCTGTATCTCCGGTATCTCCCGCCCTACGCACCGATGTTGAATCACATCGAAGCCGTCTGGCGACGACTCAAGGGCTTTTTGATGCCCAGGCGCTGTTACAACTCGGTCACCGAGCTGCGCGACGCCCTCGGCGCCGCCTTGACGGCCCTCGGTGCCCGGTTTATCTAACATATATCTGCGAGCTACTTAACTGTACTTTGGGGATATTCAGGGACCACTGAATAAAGCCGTGCAGGCGCGACATTGTCGGCATTGGGGTGGCAGGGGCAAGTCCCCTGCCACCTCTGCACGAATGGCGGGTACTGTATCGCCTTTGAGGTCGTCGGGCTGCGTCAGGCGGAGCCACTGAAGAAAGTTCAACGCGACCATACAGAGCACGGCGTGATGGTGCAGACCTTGCCAGGACCGCCCCTCGAAGTGGTCCAGGCCGACTTCTTCCTTCAGTTCCCGGTGGGTGAGTTCACACGCCCAGCGCCGTTTGGTGACTTCAATCAGCCGGGAAAATGCTGTCTCTGGTGGGAGATTGCAGGTGTAGTATTTGCGCTCCTCTCCTCGTCGTTGTTCCCCGATGACCCAAGCAC contains:
- a CDS encoding transposase; the protein is MLSIGSTWTPRGSGCQFEIPTRWGSSGRINLMGCLTVEGSTTRLDVRELNGNCTGEQVTQFLDTVAQTCDPHCLTVVILDNAPFHKGAALQKKIPQWEDQGLYLRYLPPYAPMLNHIEAVWRRLKGFLMPRRCYNSVTELRDALGAALTALGARFI